One segment of Herbaspirillum hiltneri N3 DNA contains the following:
- a CDS encoding response regulator transcription factor: MRILLVEDTADVAEAIIAHLSRIGHTVDWQSKGNDAARLVTDPYDLLILDVMLPQQDGFSLLTRVREKGLSTPVLMLTACGEIEERVRALDLGADDYLVKPFDFRELEARIRVLLRRSGGEATNLLNCANLTIDRKSRTAVLDGRPLELTRREVTLLEIIAARPGRIFGKDELIDRLFSVDDTPNANTVEQYVGRLRKKLTGAGFEIRTLRGLGYQLVLLPAGATTAAPTLPQP; the protein is encoded by the coding sequence ATGCGCATACTCCTGGTCGAAGACACGGCCGACGTCGCCGAGGCGATCATCGCCCACCTGTCGCGCATCGGCCACACCGTAGACTGGCAGAGCAAGGGCAACGATGCCGCCCGGCTGGTCACCGATCCCTACGACCTGCTCATCCTCGACGTCATGCTGCCGCAGCAGGACGGCTTTTCGCTGCTCACGCGCGTGCGGGAAAAAGGCCTGTCCACGCCGGTGCTGATGCTGACCGCCTGCGGCGAAATCGAAGAGCGCGTACGTGCGCTTGATCTCGGCGCCGACGATTACCTGGTCAAGCCTTTCGACTTCCGCGAACTGGAAGCGCGCATCCGCGTCTTGCTGCGCCGCAGCGGCGGCGAAGCCACCAATCTCCTCAACTGCGCCAACCTGACCATCGACCGCAAGAGCCGCACCGCGGTGCTGGACGGCCGGCCGCTGGAACTGACGCGGCGCGAAGTCACCCTGCTCGAAATCATCGCCGCGCGCCCGGGCCGCATTTTCGGCAAGGATGAACTGATCGACCGGCTGTTCAGCGTCGACGACACGCCCAACGCCAACACCGTCGAGCAATACGTCGGCCGTCTGCGCAAAAAGCTGACCGGCGCCGGTTTTGAAATCCGCACGCTGCGCGGACTCGGCTATCAGCTGGTGCTGCTGCCTGCTGGCGCCACCACCGCCGCCCCGACTCTTCCGCAGCCATGA
- a CDS encoding DeoR/GlpR family DNA-binding transcription regulator has product MLKPVLKPASLRHNEIIALFRQHGFLTMEALAEHFAVTTQTIRRDINALCDADILRRRHGGAELILSARNQPYDMRRINNLEQKAEIGAAVAALIPNSCSVLIGIGTTPEQVALALAKHDHLTVITNNLRAALALSTNQNNQIIVPGGTLRFPNPEILGNDADKLFRNFRADFGIYGVGGVDPDGTLLDFDRMESSSRQALRESCRTQILVTDNSKFGRQAPVRGGHLSDPDILVTDSPLSPALAAMLAGNTRVVVTSQPGGDAGTDDQTTSSAATGNSVMAAIAAGK; this is encoded by the coding sequence GTGCTTAAGCCCGTCCTCAAGCCTGCCTCGTTGCGGCACAACGAGATCATCGCGCTGTTCCGCCAGCACGGCTTCCTGACAATGGAAGCGCTGGCGGAACATTTCGCCGTCACCACGCAGACCATCCGGCGCGACATCAACGCGCTATGCGACGCCGATATCCTGCGGCGACGGCACGGCGGCGCCGAACTGATCCTGTCGGCGCGCAACCAGCCTTACGACATGCGCCGCATCAACAACCTGGAACAAAAGGCCGAGATCGGCGCTGCCGTCGCCGCGCTGATCCCGAACTCATGCAGCGTGCTCATCGGCATCGGCACCACGCCCGAGCAAGTCGCGCTGGCATTGGCCAAGCACGACCACCTCACCGTCATCACCAACAACCTGCGTGCGGCGCTGGCGCTGTCGACCAACCAGAACAACCAGATCATCGTGCCGGGCGGCACGCTGCGCTTTCCGAATCCGGAAATTCTCGGCAACGACGCCGACAAACTGTTCCGCAACTTCCGCGCCGACTTCGGCATTTATGGCGTCGGCGGCGTCGACCCCGACGGTACGCTGCTCGATTTCGATCGCATGGAATCGAGCTCGCGCCAGGCCTTGCGCGAGAGCTGCCGCACCCAGATCCTGGTTACCGACAACTCCAAATTCGGGCGCCAGGCGCCGGTGCGCGGCGGCCATCTGTCGGACCCCGACATCCTGGTCACCGATAGCCCGCTGAGCCCTGCACTGGCCGCCATGCTGGCCGGCAATACGCGCGTCGTCGTGACGTCGCAGCCGGGAGGCGACGCCGGCACAGACGATCAAACGACAAGTTCCGCAGCCACCGGCAATTCCGTCATGGCTGCCATCGCAGCAGGAAAATGA
- a CDS encoding carbohydrate ABC transporter permease, which translates to MNQATHLAPAHLANPAERRLHNLFGWGLLTPSLILLTLFAFYPMLATLWSSVHSRGTARRPSVFNGIDNYRDLLSDPTFWQVAGNNLLYAGVTVPVSIALALGMALWANARIGGRGLVRTAFFTPTMLPMIAAANLWLFFYTPGLGLLDHITALFGIGPTNWLGRPGTALWSVMAVTIWKESGFFMIFYLAALQAIPPDLREAARIEGAGRWAYTRRIVLPLLMPTTLFVLINALINSVRLIDHLFILTKGGPDNASKLILYWIWEMAFAYLDQAGAAVMTVLVLAVLGLIAALQFMFFDRRIHYR; encoded by the coding sequence ATGAACCAAGCAACACACCTGGCGCCGGCGCATCTCGCGAACCCTGCGGAACGCCGCCTGCATAACCTTTTCGGCTGGGGCCTGCTGACGCCATCGCTGATCCTGCTGACGCTGTTCGCCTTTTATCCGATGCTGGCGACGCTGTGGAGCAGCGTTCACTCGCGCGGGACCGCACGCCGCCCCAGCGTATTCAACGGCATCGACAATTACCGCGACCTGCTGAGCGACCCGACCTTCTGGCAAGTCGCCGGCAACAATCTGCTGTACGCGGGCGTGACCGTCCCCGTTTCGATCGCGCTGGCGCTGGGCATGGCCTTATGGGCCAACGCGCGCATCGGCGGCCGCGGCCTGGTGCGCACCGCCTTTTTCACGCCGACCATGCTGCCGATGATTGCAGCGGCCAACCTGTGGCTGTTTTTCTATACGCCCGGTCTCGGCCTGCTCGATCACATCACTGCACTGTTCGGCATCGGCCCCACCAACTGGCTGGGCCGGCCCGGCACTGCGCTGTGGTCGGTGATGGCCGTGACGATCTGGAAGGAGTCCGGCTTCTTCATGATTTTTTACCTGGCCGCATTGCAGGCGATCCCGCCCGACCTGCGCGAAGCGGCGCGCATCGAAGGCGCCGGCCGCTGGGCTTATACGCGCCGCATCGTGCTGCCGCTGCTGATGCCGACCACGCTGTTCGTGCTGATCAATGCACTGATCAATTCGGTGCGCCTGATCGACCATCTGTTCATCCTGACCAAGGGCGGTCCGGACAACGCGTCCAAGCTGATCCTGTACTGGATCTGGGAAATGGCCTTCGCCTATCTCGATCAGGCCGGCGCCGCCGTGATGACCGTACTCGTGCTCGCCGTACTGGGATTGATCGCCGCGCTGCAATTCATGTTCTTTGACCGTCGCATCCATTACCGATGA
- a CDS encoding porin — MKKTALAMSLPLCFAGFSFAGAAHAQTSIASSGVTIYGIINPSLTYTDKVAVVTPGNPTGTGSRLSMDTAVAQGSRIGFKGVEDLGGGLKALFTLENGFNADTGALAQGGLFFGRTAIVGLLGSMGTVHLGRQKDYIDDLAPYNGALDFGSLVNNIHALNLDRTQGSRVNNSVRYNSPVFGGVTLSALYGFGEQAGSTGAGQSFGVGGSYNNGPLSFGAAYFQNKLTANNTFTGSSDSGIAPGAVAGSIASTSLKTFLIGGSYKLGDVRLYGSYSQVKQPLAVAAGTAMTGFTGATGAAFTFGGVNNSKVDLIDFGVNYNVTATTQLLANVVTTRSKFVGATSDGKATQVSLGVDYFLSKRTDLYLFYANIRSSDMFNPGLYVAPGGSNTQNVLTAGIRHKF; from the coding sequence ATGAAAAAAACTGCTCTCGCCATGTCGCTCCCGCTGTGCTTCGCCGGCTTTTCTTTCGCTGGCGCCGCACACGCGCAAACCAGCATCGCCTCATCGGGCGTCACGATTTACGGGATCATCAATCCCAGCCTGACCTACACCGACAAAGTTGCGGTCGTCACGCCCGGTAATCCGACCGGCACCGGTTCGCGCCTGAGCATGGATACCGCCGTGGCGCAGGGTTCGCGCATCGGTTTCAAAGGCGTGGAAGATCTGGGCGGCGGACTGAAAGCACTGTTCACGCTGGAGAACGGCTTCAACGCCGACACCGGTGCGCTGGCGCAGGGCGGCCTGTTCTTCGGCCGCACCGCCATCGTCGGTCTGTTGGGCAGCATGGGTACCGTTCATCTCGGTCGCCAGAAGGACTACATCGACGATCTGGCGCCATACAACGGCGCACTCGATTTCGGCAGCCTGGTCAACAACATCCACGCCTTGAATCTCGACCGCACGCAGGGCTCGCGCGTCAATAACTCGGTGCGTTACAACTCGCCGGTATTCGGCGGCGTGACATTGAGCGCGCTGTATGGTTTCGGCGAACAGGCCGGTTCAACCGGCGCCGGCCAGTCCTTCGGCGTCGGTGGCAGCTACAACAATGGCCCGCTGTCGTTCGGCGCCGCGTATTTCCAGAACAAGCTGACCGCCAACAACACCTTCACCGGCTCGAGCGACTCCGGCATTGCACCGGGCGCTGTTGCCGGCAGCATCGCCAGCACTTCGCTGAAGACCTTCCTGATTGGCGGCTCCTACAAGCTCGGCGACGTGCGCCTGTACGGTTCCTACTCGCAGGTCAAGCAGCCGCTGGCCGTCGCAGCCGGAACCGCGATGACCGGCTTTACCGGAGCAACCGGCGCGGCGTTCACCTTCGGCGGTGTCAACAACAGCAAGGTCGACCTGATCGACTTCGGCGTCAACTACAACGTCACGGCGACCACGCAATTGCTGGCCAACGTCGTGACCACGCGTTCCAAGTTCGTCGGCGCCACCAGCGACGGCAAGGCGACGCAGGTGTCGCTGGGCGTGGATTACTTCTTGTCCAAGCGCACCGATCTGTATCTGTTCTATGCCAACATCCGTTCGTCGGACATGTTCAATCCAGGCCTGTACGTGGCGCCGGGCGGCAGCAACACGCAGAACGTCCTGACCGCCGGTATCCGTCACAAGTTCTGA
- a CDS encoding ABC transporter ATP-binding protein has protein sequence MNTDVAIRLTGISKSWGAHQVIKSLDLEFGRGQLVALLGPSGCGKSTLLRLLAGLETPDSGRVEIDGKDVTAAAPSARGLSMVFQSYALFPHLNIAENICFGMQVRGVHAAERRQRLQDALALTNLQGLEQRKPAQLSGGQRQRVALARAIVAGHSICLMDEPLSNLDAKLRHSVRHEIRALQQRLGMTVVYVTHDQTEAMGMADKIVLMNAGGIVQSGTPAELYETPATAFSASFIGSPPMMLMAAEKLPPPLRAGIAPIGGDVNTLIGVRPEHFHIVAPSSTELFGTVTGVEFQGAESYIYLDLPGGDDIIVRSPEKSRLKLGDRVGLGWNPVDAHVFAADDGRRLLRLARYGHDSATPKLAAVL, from the coding sequence ATGAACACCGACGTTGCCATCCGCCTTACCGGCATCAGCAAATCCTGGGGCGCGCACCAGGTCATCAAGTCGCTCGATCTGGAGTTCGGACGCGGCCAGCTGGTTGCCCTGCTCGGTCCGTCCGGCTGCGGAAAGTCGACCTTGTTGCGCCTGCTGGCGGGACTTGAAACGCCGGACAGCGGCCGCGTCGAAATCGACGGCAAGGACGTCACCGCTGCTGCGCCTTCGGCGCGCGGGTTGTCGATGGTGTTCCAGTCGTACGCGCTGTTCCCGCATCTGAACATCGCCGAGAACATCTGCTTCGGCATGCAGGTGCGTGGCGTGCACGCGGCCGAACGCCGCCAGCGTCTGCAGGACGCCCTGGCGCTGACCAATCTGCAAGGACTTGAACAACGCAAGCCGGCACAGCTGTCGGGCGGCCAGCGTCAGCGCGTAGCGCTGGCGCGCGCTATCGTCGCCGGTCATTCGATCTGCCTGATGGATGAGCCCTTGTCCAACCTCGATGCCAAGCTGCGTCATTCAGTACGCCATGAAATCCGCGCCTTGCAGCAGCGGCTCGGCATGACCGTGGTGTACGTCACCCACGACCAGACCGAGGCGATGGGCATGGCCGACAAGATTGTGTTGATGAACGCCGGCGGCATCGTGCAGAGCGGCACGCCGGCGGAGTTGTATGAAACGCCCGCCACGGCGTTCTCGGCAAGCTTCATCGGCAGCCCGCCGATGATGCTGATGGCGGCTGAGAAGTTGCCGCCGCCCTTGCGTGCAGGCATCGCGCCGATCGGTGGCGATGTGAACACCCTGATCGGTGTGCGGCCCGAACATTTCCATATCGTCGCGCCGTCATCCACCGAGTTGTTCGGCACCGTCACCGGGGTCGAATTCCAGGGCGCCGAATCCTACATCTACCTCGACCTGCCGGGCGGCGACGACATCATCGTGCGCAGTCCGGAAAAGAGCCGTCTCAAGCTCGGCGACCGCGTCGGTCTCGGCTGGAATCCCGTCGACGCCCACGTGTTCGCCGCCGATGATGGTCGCCGCTTGCTGCGGCTGGCCCGCTACGGCCACGACAGCGCCACGCCGAAGCTGGCCGCCGTGCTCTGA
- a CDS encoding ABC transporter substrate-binding protein → MLSKLIKKTALAALFASALTASSMACAATELTMYYPIAVGGPLTEVIDGMINDFQKSNPDIKVKAVYSGNYDETRVRALSAIKGGQPAQLSVLGALDTYDLIDQNLIEPFDKVATSAEDKAWLQSFYPGLMANGTIGGHVWGIPFQRSTIVMFYNKDMFRAAGLNPDAPPKTWKEMLAAATKLTGKDKFGLMIPSTGYPYWMFQAFAIQNGVSLMNKEGTQVYFNTPAAVEALEFWRSLAATYKVSPAGAIEWGTLRQAFVQGQTAMMWHTTGNLTAVKKEAKFDFGVAMLPANKQPGSPVGGGNFYLFKGSSPAQQAASVTFVRWMTAPERAAQWSIATGYVGTSPASYNTPALRDYAKTFPQALVARDQLAVAIPEFSTEQTARVREALSNAVQAALTGTKTSKQALDEAQATAERLLKPYR, encoded by the coding sequence ATGCTGAGCAAACTCATCAAAAAAACAGCGTTGGCCGCACTCTTCGCCAGCGCACTGACAGCATCGTCGATGGCCTGCGCCGCGACTGAACTGACCATGTACTACCCGATTGCCGTCGGCGGCCCGCTGACGGAAGTGATCGACGGCATGATCAATGACTTCCAGAAATCCAATCCGGACATCAAGGTCAAGGCGGTCTACTCCGGCAACTACGACGAGACCCGCGTGCGCGCATTGTCGGCCATCAAGGGCGGCCAGCCTGCGCAGTTGTCGGTGCTGGGCGCGCTCGACACCTATGACCTGATCGACCAGAACCTGATCGAGCCCTTCGACAAGGTCGCCACCAGCGCCGAAGACAAGGCCTGGCTGCAGAGCTTCTATCCCGGCCTGATGGCCAACGGCACCATCGGCGGCCACGTGTGGGGCATTCCGTTCCAGCGCTCGACCATCGTGATGTTCTACAACAAGGACATGTTCCGCGCCGCCGGCCTGAATCCCGACGCGCCGCCGAAGACCTGGAAAGAAATGCTGGCCGCCGCTACCAAGCTGACCGGCAAGGACAAGTTCGGCCTGATGATTCCGTCGACCGGCTATCCGTACTGGATGTTCCAGGCGTTCGCGATCCAGAACGGTGTTTCGCTGATGAACAAGGAAGGCACGCAGGTCTACTTCAACACCCCGGCCGCGGTCGAAGCGCTGGAATTCTGGCGTTCGCTGGCCGCCACGTACAAGGTCAGCCCGGCCGGCGCGATTGAATGGGGTACGCTGCGCCAGGCGTTCGTCCAGGGACAGACCGCGATGATGTGGCACACCACCGGCAACCTGACGGCGGTGAAGAAGGAAGCCAAGTTCGATTTCGGCGTCGCCATGCTGCCGGCCAACAAGCAACCCGGCTCCCCGGTCGGCGGCGGCAACTTCTACCTGTTCAAGGGCTCGTCGCCTGCCCAGCAAGCCGCTTCCGTCACGTTCGTGCGCTGGATGACCGCACCCGAACGCGCCGCCCAATGGTCGATCGCGACCGGCTACGTCGGCACCAGCCCGGCGTCGTACAACACCCCGGCCCTGCGCGATTACGCCAAGACCTTCCCGCAGGCGTTGGTGGCGCGCGATCAGCTGGCGGTAGCGATTCCGGAGTTCTCGACCGAGCAGACCGCGCGCGTGCGTGAAGCGCTGTCGAACGCCGTGCAAGCGGCACTGACCGGCACCAAGACGTCGAAACAGGCGCTGGACGAAGCCCAGGCGACCGCCGAACGTCTGCTAAAGCCTTACCGCTAA
- a CDS encoding carbohydrate ABC transporter permease, which translates to MNTLVISPSAASAPAAVSHDRFWNLVDTLGAWLLALLWIAPLLFALWAAFHTSHAALAFDWPAPLVLQNFRDAWQSAPWLRYFLNTFVLVSLILAGQFTLCTLAGFAFARFQFCGKNAVFVLVLLQLFVLPEILIVENYAMVTRLGLFDTPFGMAVPYMASAFGIFLLRQAFMQIPRELEEAARIEGCGWFGVLWRVYMPAAKPVYLAYALVSVATHWNNFLWPLIVTNSPATRPLTVGLSLFGAPESGVNISIISATTLLAIAPLLAGFLVFQRQFIQAFLRAGIR; encoded by the coding sequence ATGAACACTCTCGTTATCTCCCCGTCGGCGGCGTCCGCTCCCGCTGCTGTGTCGCATGACCGTTTCTGGAACCTTGTCGACACCCTCGGCGCCTGGCTGCTGGCGCTGCTGTGGATCGCGCCGCTGCTGTTCGCGCTGTGGGCCGCCTTCCATACCTCCCACGCCGCGCTCGCATTCGACTGGCCCGCGCCGCTGGTGCTGCAGAATTTCCGCGATGCCTGGCAATCGGCGCCGTGGCTGCGCTACTTCCTCAATACCTTCGTGCTGGTCAGCCTGATCCTGGCCGGCCAGTTCACCTTGTGCACGCTGGCCGGTTTTGCTTTCGCACGCTTCCAGTTCTGTGGCAAGAACGCCGTGTTCGTGCTGGTGCTGCTGCAACTGTTCGTGCTGCCGGAAATCCTGATTGTCGAGAACTATGCAATGGTCACCCGCCTCGGCCTGTTCGATACGCCGTTCGGCATGGCGGTGCCTTACATGGCCAGCGCTTTCGGCATCTTTCTGCTGCGCCAGGCCTTCATGCAGATCCCGCGCGAGCTGGAAGAAGCTGCACGCATCGAAGGTTGCGGCTGGTTCGGCGTGCTGTGGCGTGTCTACATGCCGGCGGCCAAGCCGGTCTATCTGGCCTATGCGCTGGTGTCGGTGGCGACGCACTGGAACAATTTCCTGTGGCCGCTGATCGTCACCAACTCGCCTGCGACGCGACCGCTGACGGTCGGACTGTCGCTGTTCGGTGCGCCCGAAAGCGGCGTCAACATCTCCATCATCAGCGCCACCACGCTGTTGGCGATCGCGCCGCTGCTGGCGGGCTTCCTGGTATTCCAACGCCAGTTCATCCAGGCCTTCCTGCGCGCGGGCATCCGATAA
- a CDS encoding ABC transporter permease: MTKNSTLFVRPEIVVEPNRNAVAEVQRPLSAFEAIYRISWIRKTAILLVLALVWEIYGRWLDNSLLFPSFSETLHAFMSGISSGVLLQRAAVSLQTLLIGYSLGILLAGLLTTVAISSRIGNDFLETLTSMFNPLPAIALLPLALIWFGLGTGSIIFVLVHSVLWAVALNTHAGFRSVSNTLRMVGQNYGLKRFSLVRSVLIPAAFPSILTGLKIGWAFAWRTLIAAELVFGVSSGTGGLGWYIFENRNQLETANVFSGLFFVIIIGLFVENMIFAKIEKRTIRRWGMQH; this comes from the coding sequence ATGACCAAGAACAGCACACTCTTCGTGCGTCCGGAAATCGTCGTCGAACCGAACCGCAACGCCGTCGCCGAAGTCCAGCGCCCGCTGTCGGCCTTTGAAGCCATCTACCGCATCAGCTGGATCCGCAAGACCGCGATCCTGTTGGTGCTGGCGCTGGTCTGGGAAATCTACGGCCGCTGGCTGGATAATTCGCTGCTGTTCCCCAGCTTCAGCGAAACCTTGCATGCCTTCATGAGCGGCATCAGCAGCGGCGTGCTGCTGCAACGTGCGGCGGTATCCCTGCAGACGCTGCTGATCGGCTACAGCCTCGGCATCCTGCTGGCCGGCCTGCTGACCACGGTGGCGATCAGCTCGCGCATCGGCAACGACTTCCTCGAAACGCTGACCTCCATGTTCAATCCGTTGCCGGCGATCGCCTTGCTGCCGCTGGCGCTGATCTGGTTCGGCCTCGGCACCGGCAGCATCATTTTCGTACTGGTGCATTCGGTCCTGTGGGCGGTGGCGCTGAACACGCACGCCGGCTTCCGCTCGGTGTCGAACACCTTGCGCATGGTCGGCCAGAACTACGGCCTGAAACGTTTTTCGCTGGTGCGCTCGGTGCTGATCCCGGCTGCGTTCCCGAGCATCCTGACCGGCCTCAAGATCGGCTGGGCGTTTGCCTGGCGCACGTTGATCGCGGCCGAGCTGGTGTTCGGCGTGTCGTCCGGCACCGGCGGACTGGGCTGGTACATCTTCGAAAACCGCAATCAGCTGGAAACTGCGAACGTGTTCTCGGGCCTGTTCTTCGTGATCATCATCGGCTTGTTTGTGGAGAACATGATCTTCGCAAAGATTGAGAAACGCACCATCCGCCGCTGGGGCATGCAGCATTGA
- a CDS encoding ABC transporter ATP-binding protein produces MKNDQAAALQSSVTPVDPSRPLLEIDNVTLQYKTSDSLVTATQQVSFNVHPSDRYILLGPSGCGKSTLLKAIGGYLQPTSGKIRLKGREVTQPGPDRMMVFQEFDQLLPWKTVRQNVEFALHASGRLQGKEASDRAAYYIEKVGLAKFIDSYPHTLSGGMKQRVSIARGMAMEPDVLLMDEPFAALDALTRRKMQDELLRLWDDTNFTVLFVTHSIEEAIRIGTRILLLSPHPGQVRAELNSIPPEEMGTASQAQLEQRINDMLFAH; encoded by the coding sequence GTGAAAAACGATCAAGCCGCTGCGCTGCAGTCTTCCGTCACGCCTGTCGATCCGTCCAGGCCATTGCTGGAAATCGATAACGTCACCCTGCAATACAAGACCTCCGACTCGCTCGTTACTGCAACGCAGCAAGTCAGTTTCAACGTCCATCCATCCGACCGCTACATCTTGCTCGGGCCGTCCGGATGCGGCAAGTCGACCCTGCTCAAGGCCATCGGCGGTTACCTGCAACCGACCAGCGGCAAGATCCGCCTCAAGGGGCGTGAAGTCACCCAGCCCGGTCCGGACCGCATGATGGTGTTCCAGGAGTTCGACCAGCTGTTGCCCTGGAAGACCGTGCGCCAGAACGTCGAGTTCGCGCTGCACGCCAGCGGCCGCCTGCAAGGCAAGGAAGCCTCCGACCGCGCGGCGTACTACATCGAGAAAGTCGGCCTCGCCAAGTTCATCGACAGCTATCCGCACACGCTCTCGGGCGGCATGAAGCAGCGCGTCTCGATTGCGCGCGGCATGGCGATGGAGCCGGACGTGCTGCTGATGGACGAGCCCTTCGCCGCGCTCGATGCGCTCACGCGCCGCAAGATGCAGGACGAGCTGCTGCGCCTGTGGGACGACACCAACTTCACGGTGCTGTTCGTGACCCACTCGATCGAAGAAGCGATCCGTATCGGCACCCGCATCCTGCTGCTGTCGCCGCATCCCGGGCAGGTCAGGGCGGAGCTCAACAGCATCCCGCCGGAAGAGATGGGCACGGCAAGCCAGGCGCAGCTGGAGCAGCGCATCAACGACATGCTGTTCGCGCACTGA
- a CDS encoding phosphodiesterase: protein MKVIQITDIHLVPDGKLLFGEDPVTRFRHCIAHVNEHHPDADLCVITGDLTHDGDEASYRILADCLKELKLPVRLLLGNHDERPVFRSVFPHMPADDHGFIQGVHDAGDTRLVFLDTKEPGTHEGRLCADRLAWLDRMLSEAGERSVYLFSHHPPFELDLPSMDWIRLREEADLRTLVKQHGNVRYMFSGHVHRPSGGTWYGTPFATVPGTNHQHALDFALTGPATTSMEPPAYAVLSLRDAGVVVHYHAFMDRSQQFPYYG from the coding sequence ATGAAAGTCATACAAATCACCGACATCCACCTGGTGCCGGATGGGAAGCTCTTGTTCGGCGAAGACCCGGTCACGCGTTTTCGCCACTGCATCGCCCATGTCAATGAACACCACCCTGACGCCGACCTGTGCGTCATCACCGGCGATCTCACGCACGACGGCGATGAAGCCTCGTATCGCATCCTGGCCGATTGCCTCAAGGAACTGAAACTGCCGGTACGCCTGCTGCTCGGCAACCATGACGAACGCCCGGTGTTCCGCAGCGTCTTCCCCCACATGCCGGCCGACGATCACGGCTTCATCCAGGGTGTGCACGATGCCGGCGACACGCGCCTGGTGTTCCTCGACACCAAGGAGCCCGGCACCCATGAAGGCCGCCTGTGCGCCGACCGGCTGGCCTGGCTGGACCGCATGCTGTCCGAAGCCGGCGAACGTTCGGTATACCTGTTCTCGCACCATCCGCCGTTCGAGCTCGACCTGCCGTCGATGGACTGGATCCGCCTGCGCGAAGAGGCCGACCTGAGGACGCTGGTGAAGCAACACGGCAACGTGCGCTACATGTTCTCCGGCCACGTGCACCGGCCGTCGGGCGGCACCTGGTACGGCACGCCGTTCGCCACCGTGCCGGGCACCAATCACCAGCATGCGCTCGACTTCGCGCTGACAGGCCCGGCCACAACCTCGATGGAGCCGCCCGCCTACGCCGTGCTGAGCCTGCGCGACGCGGGCGTGGTGGTGCACTATCACGCGTTCATGGACCGGTCGCAGCAGTTTCCGTATTACGGCTGA
- a CDS encoding ABC transporter substrate-binding protein → MKRRHFSKLMTAATLGLSMLAASIPARAEAPMVRLSHGYGLLYLPLMVIRDQGLIEKHAKAMGLGDVKTSWVLLDGGNVINDAMLAGNLDIAGTGAPGFITLWSKARGIPRSEVTGLGALSTSPLWLNTNNPNVKSLKDFTSKDKIAIPGIKTSLSAVLLQMAAAKTFGIENYAKLDPLTVSLSHPEALGSLLSGKTEITGHFTSPPFSYQEAKDPKIHRVLNSSEVLGHITIDVVFALKQFTEKNPKLTQAFMEAQEEANAYIAKNRKGAAETFLRVSKMKLTQDEVEKMLADPDTQFTTTPEDIMQYVVFMDKAGTIKTKPAVWSDLFVPAFKTRKGS, encoded by the coding sequence ATGAAACGCAGACATTTTTCCAAACTGATGACCGCCGCAACCCTGGGCTTGTCCATGCTGGCCGCCAGCATTCCTGCCCGGGCCGAAGCGCCGATGGTGCGCCTGTCGCACGGCTACGGCTTGCTGTACCTGCCGCTGATGGTGATCCGCGACCAGGGGCTCATCGAGAAGCACGCCAAGGCGATGGGACTGGGCGACGTCAAGACCAGCTGGGTGCTGCTTGATGGCGGCAACGTCATCAACGACGCCATGCTGGCCGGCAACCTCGACATCGCCGGAACCGGCGCGCCGGGATTCATCACGCTGTGGTCGAAGGCGCGCGGCATTCCGCGCTCCGAAGTGACCGGCCTGGGTGCGCTGAGCACTTCGCCGTTGTGGCTCAACACCAATAATCCCAACGTCAAGTCGCTCAAGGACTTCACCTCCAAGGACAAGATCGCCATCCCGGGCATCAAGACCTCGCTGTCGGCGGTGCTGCTGCAAATGGCTGCGGCCAAGACCTTCGGCATCGAGAACTACGCCAAGCTCGATCCGCTGACCGTCAGCCTGAGCCATCCGGAAGCGCTCGGTTCGCTGCTGTCCGGCAAGACCGAGATCACCGGTCATTTCACCTCGCCGCCGTTCTCGTATCAGGAAGCCAAGGATCCGAAGATTCATCGCGTGCTGAATTCGTCGGAAGTACTGGGCCACATCACCATCGACGTCGTGTTCGCACTCAAGCAGTTCACCGAAAAGAACCCCAAGCTGACGCAGGCCTTCATGGAAGCGCAGGAAGAAGCCAACGCCTATATCGCCAAGAACCGCAAGGGCGCGGCAGAGACTTTCCTGCGCGTGTCGAAGATGAAACTGACGCAGGATGAAGTCGAGAAGATGCTGGCCGATCCCGACACGCAATTCACCACCACGCCGGAAGACATCATGCAATACGTGGTGTTCATGGACAAGGCCGGCACCATCAAGACCAAACCGGCGGTATGGTCCGATCTGTTCGTGCCCGCGTTCAAGACACGCAAAGGAAGCTGA